A genomic region of Cotesia glomerata isolate CgM1 linkage group LG9, MPM_Cglom_v2.3, whole genome shotgun sequence contains the following coding sequences:
- the LOC123271750 gene encoding zinc finger BED domain-containing protein 4-like: MVELTDRHTAKNISKQFENILVKWNIPKHKITAVVTDNGANMVKAVNDTFGVYKGLRCFAHSLNLAMTDTFDKCQELKEIIDKVHNVVIFFKSPIAAAELKKVQNSDEVLRLIQNVPTRWNSKFYMLERFLRMLDSIVTALVKCDKANLLLSASDVTILREVVELLRPAENVTKRISGQNYVTSSEMLYHLHYLFTTLSKLPVTTEITQKVKQKLVQSISSRFKSIKSHPLVGPAAILDLRMKKKFFLPGTSYSAMRKKINDLLSGTEKSKPTNQLKTPINKNSIDNDLFNYHRQLVKQDQELHEHSTVEKGDIDLKKFLDQVSLKLKMIQLTIGSKKKNEAPRLSKLSIKYLSIPATSVPSERLFSSAGQIASAIRNRISAAHLQQLLFLKSINIEEWKLD; encoded by the coding sequence ATGGTTGAATTGACTGATCGGCATACagctaaaaatatttcaaaacaatttgaaaatataCTAGTAAAGTGGAATATTCCAAAACATAAAATCACTGCAGTTGTAACTGACAATGGTGCAAACATGGTAAAAGCTGTAAATGATACTTTTGGAGTTTACAAAGGCTTAAGATGTTTTGCACATTCTCTAAATTTGGCTATGACTGATACCTTTGATAAATGTCAAGAACTAAAAGAAATCATTGACAAAGTTCACAAtgtagttatttttttcaaaagtccAATAGCAGCTGCTGAATTGAAAAAGGTACAAAACAGTGATGAAGTTTTAAGACTCATTCAAAACGTTCCAACTCGGTGGAATTCTAAATTTTACATGCTTGAAAGATTTTTAAGAATGTTGGATTCAATAGTGACTGCGCTTGTGAAATGTGATAAAGCTAATCTCTTATTATCAGCGTCTGATGTAACAATACTCCGTGAAGTAGTAGAGCTACTTCGACCGGCAGAAAATGTTACAAAAAGAATAAGTGGCCAAAATTATGTGACTAGTAGTGAAATGTTATACCATTTACATTATTTGTTCACAACATTATCAAAGTTACCTGTAACCACTGAAATTACCCAAAAAGTGAAACAAAAATTGGTGCAGTCTATAAGTAGCCGCTTCAAATCTATTAAAAGTCACCCGTTGGTTGGTCCTGCTGCAATCCTCGATctaagaatgaaaaaaaaattttttctacccGGAACATCGTACTCTGCcatgcgaaaaaaaataaatgacctCTTGTCCGGAACTGAAAAATCGAAACCTACTAACCAACTTAAAACtccaattaataaaaacagtaTTGATAATGACCTTTTCAACTATCATCGTCAATTAGTGAAACAAGACCAAGAGTTACATGAACACTCAACTGTTGAAAAAGGGGACattgatctaaaaaaatttttggatcaagtatcattgaaattgaaaatgatccaattgactattggttccaaaaaaaaaaatgaagctcCTCGGTTATCAaaactatcaataaaatatttatctatacCAGCTACTTCTGTTCCATCGGAAAGACTGTTTTCTTCTGCTGGTCAAATAGCTTCCGCTATTCGAAATCGGATTAGTGCTGCTCATTTACAACAATTACTGTTTTTGAAATCAATTAACATTGAAGAATGGAagcttgattaa
- the LOC123271702 gene encoding uncharacterized protein LOC123271702 — protein MQFRHSTVNSVLSNIQTPELDKPSTSQSTSFHSSSEHELEKSISSFSDDLKRHTSDLEDPYSENIKKQRKIDVVSPAVVSALDRTNTGNRYVVYILGAVSESLGMPTEDTNLSYNTVRRRRLEARQDIVDDLRNNIQFPGSLILHWDTKFLQDICIYDKVDRLAVLVSGLNFEQLLGIPKTESGAGEHQAMSIIDLLDRWGITNCIKGLCFDTTASNSGPYSGACVLLERILEKKFLYFACRNHMYELVLQKKHAKLVYRQCQVQMYRHLKDSGDLGRILILMII, from the exons ATGCAATTCAGACATTCAACTGTAAATTCTGTATTAAGTAATATACAAACTCCAGAGCTAGATAAACCAA gTACAAGTCAAAGTACATCTTTTCATTCATCATCTGAACACGAGCttgaaaaatcgatttcatcATTTTCCGATGATTTAAAACGACACACTTCAGATTTAGAAGATCCTTAttcagaaaatattaaaaaacaaagaaaaatcgACGTCGTAAGCCCTGCAGTAGTTAGCGCTCTTGATCGAACGAATACCGGTAACAGATACGTAGTATATATTCTTGGTGCAGTCTCTGAGTCTTTAGGGATGCCTACAGAAGATACTAATTTGAGCTACAACACTGTTCGAAGACGTCGACTCGAAGCTAGGCAAGATATTGTAGATGATTTAAGGAATAACATTCAATTTCCTGGAAGTCTTATCCTTCac tgggATACAAAATTTCTTCAGGATATTTGTATCTATGATAAAGTAGATAGGCTTGCAGTTCTTGTATCTGGCTTGAATTTTGAACAATTACTTGGCATACCGAAAACTGAAAGCGGGGCAGGAGAGCATCAAGCTATGTCGATAATTGACCTATTGGACAGATGGGGAATTACAAACTGCATCAAAGGCTTATGTTTCGATACCACGGCTTCCAATTCAG GGCCATACAGTGGTGCATGTGTATTGTTAGAAcgtattttagaaaaaaaatttctttatttcgCTTGCCGAAATCATATGTATGAGTTAGTTCTTCAAAAGAAGCATGCCAAACTTGTTTACCGGCAATGTCAGGTCCAAATGTATCGACATTTGAAAGATTCCGGCGATCTTGGAAGAATATTGATACTAATGATTATATAA